The genomic DNA GAGCTTGACCAAGCTCTTAAGGACGCCGTCGAGAAGATGAATGGGGAAACGAGCAAGTACGTACAGCATCTTAAAGCGAGAAAAGAAGAATTACTCGCTAAAAAGAAGTAAGCACTACTAGTCTTGAACCTAAGGCTTCCGTCTAAATGGCGGAAGCCTTCTCCTCCACCCGCCTTAAGTAAGAACCATGCTACAGTTTATAGATATCAAGCACAGGTTCGGTAGCTCTACCCTCTTTGATAAGTTTTCATGGCATATTAAACCCGGTTCCAAGGTCGCTCTTGTCGGACCGAACGGTTCCGGAAAATCCACATTGTTCCGAATGGCGGAAGGCGATCTCATTCCGGAAGAAGGAATCGTAAGTAGATCCAAGCATACCGAAATCTCCCTCTTCCAACAGATTCCGGATTTCGATTTCGAAGTGTCCGTCATTGAGACTGCATTAACGCGCCATAAACATTATAACGAATATGTAACTCGTTCCCGCGATATTCATACGCTCATGGACGGCGCAGATCATGATTCTCCTGAATTTAGTAATCTATTGGAAGAGCAAAGCGCTCTGGAAGAATACGCATTCACCTACGGCGTTCACGAGTTGGAAGCAAAAGCCCGCAAAATCATAGGCGGTCTGGGCTTTTCCAACGAACAGATGGAACGTAAGGTGCGGGAATTTTCTCCCGGTTATCAGCATAGACTTGGATTAGCGATCGCGATTTTGAATCCCGGAAACCTTCTTCTTTTGGACGAGCCGACAAATCATTTGGACCATGCGTCCAAAGAATGGCTGGCGGAATATCTGAGAACCACAAGTCGATCTTTTGTTTTGGTTACGCATGATCCTGAATTTTTGAATGCCACCACCGATACGATCGCGGAGTTAAATCCTTCGGGTGTCCTCGAATTTAAAGGGACCTTAGAGGAGTACTTCGAGCATAAAAACGAACTTTTAGAAAAACTTCGCGTGCAATTTCAAAAAGAAGAAGCCTATCTGAAAAAGAGAACGGAATGGGTTGAAAGATTCCGCGCGAAAGCCACTAAAGCAAGGGCAGTTCAAAGCGTTATTAAGAAGCTTGAAAAAAGGGATAAGGTGGATGCCCCGGAAGATTCCTTTTGGAATTCAAAAACGGATTACACTTTCAATTATATTCCGTGCGGCAATATGGCGTTTCGAGTCGAGGATGCGGATTTTTCTTACGACGGTAAAAAACCCGATATCTTCGCAGGAGCCGAATTGCACGTATCAACCGGGGATAAGATCGCAGTTATCGGGCCGAATGGGGCCGGCAAATCCACTTTTTTGAGATGTATATTAGGAATTCATAAATTAACTAAGGGTTTTATAACCTTCGGCCCGAAGACCAAGATCGGATATTTTTCCCAAAATCACCACGAAGATTTGAATCCGGATAAATCGCTTTTGGAAACCGTCCTTGCCGTCTACCCGGATATGTCCGAAGTAGAGGCCAGAAGTCTATTAGGGTATTTTTCGTTTTCGGATGATCGAGTATATAAGAAAGTCGGTTTACTTTCCGGCGGGGAGCAAAGTCGATTGAGATTGGCCTTGCTCGTCAAGTTCGGCTCTAATTGTCTATTTTTGGACGAACCTACGAACCATTTGGATTTGGTTGTCAGAGATAACTTGAAAAGAGCGTTGCAGGCATATCCAGGTGCCGTGCTCGTGATTTCCCACGATCCCGAATTTTTAAAGGATCTCTGCAACCGTACTATTTCCGTATCCGGCGGTAAAATCCGGGATCTGAATACCAGCTTTGCCGATTATCTTAGATTTCCGCCTGAGGATTTGCAGTCGGAGGGCGGTATAAACAAACCTCAAGAATCTTCGCTATCGAACGAATCGAAGGATAAGACCCGCTCACAGAGAAACGCGGATAAAAATCGAGTTAAAAAAATTCAGAAAGAAATCGAACAAATCGAATCGAAAATAGCGCTATTAGAAAAAAATAAATCTAATTCAGAGGAATTATTGGCGGATCCTCAATTTTACAAAAATCGCAGTTACCAATTGGAATTAGACAATTATAATCAAACGAAACTTGAAATCGGCCGTTTAACCGAACAATGGGAAAGTTTACAATTGGAACTGGAAGAACTTTCCGCAATCGTATAAACTTTTTCGAATTTAGGAGCGAATACAATGAGTCCAAAAGAGCTGAAAACTAGACTGGATGCTCGCAAATCCGGAGGCGATGATTTTTATCTTTTGGATGTCCGTAATCCGAACGAGCAGGAAATTTGTCTGATAGAAGGAACCGATTTATTAATACCTGTATCCGATCTTCCTGCGCATATAGCGGAGTTAGAGCCGTGGAAACAATCCGGGAAGGATATCATCGTTTATTGCCGATCGGGCGGAAGATCCGGAAGCGCTTGCGCATTTTTGAAATCCGTAGGATATACTAAGGTTTTTAATTTGGAAGGCGGGGTTCTTAGATATTCCGACGACGTAGATTCTTCCTTAGCCAAGTATTAAGCTGAAGGATGACGTTTCCCAAAA from Leptospira fainei serovar Hurstbridge str. BUT 6 includes the following:
- a CDS encoding ABC-F family ATP-binding cassette domain-containing protein, which translates into the protein MLQFIDIKHRFGSSTLFDKFSWHIKPGSKVALVGPNGSGKSTLFRMAEGDLIPEEGIVSRSKHTEISLFQQIPDFDFEVSVIETALTRHKHYNEYVTRSRDIHTLMDGADHDSPEFSNLLEEQSALEEYAFTYGVHELEAKARKIIGGLGFSNEQMERKVREFSPGYQHRLGLAIAILNPGNLLLLDEPTNHLDHASKEWLAEYLRTTSRSFVLVTHDPEFLNATTDTIAELNPSGVLEFKGTLEEYFEHKNELLEKLRVQFQKEEAYLKKRTEWVERFRAKATKARAVQSVIKKLEKRDKVDAPEDSFWNSKTDYTFNYIPCGNMAFRVEDADFSYDGKKPDIFAGAELHVSTGDKIAVIGPNGAGKSTFLRCILGIHKLTKGFITFGPKTKIGYFSQNHHEDLNPDKSLLETVLAVYPDMSEVEARSLLGYFSFSDDRVYKKVGLLSGGEQSRLRLALLVKFGSNCLFLDEPTNHLDLVVRDNLKRALQAYPGAVLVISHDPEFLKDLCNRTISVSGGKIRDLNTSFADYLRFPPEDLQSEGGINKPQESSLSNESKDKTRSQRNADKNRVKKIQKEIEQIESKIALLEKNKSNSEELLADPQFYKNRSYQLELDNYNQTKLEIGRLTEQWESLQLELEELSAIV
- a CDS encoding rhodanese-like domain-containing protein → MSPKELKTRLDARKSGGDDFYLLDVRNPNEQEICLIEGTDLLIPVSDLPAHIAELEPWKQSGKDIIVYCRSGGRSGSACAFLKSVGYTKVFNLEGGVLRYSDDVDSSLAKY